One Bombina bombina isolate aBomBom1 chromosome 5, aBomBom1.pri, whole genome shotgun sequence DNA segment encodes these proteins:
- the NHLRC1 gene encoding E3 ubiquitin-protein ligase NHLRC1 → MQQAMSSPATKEIRTMKDFLEEAEINLLECKVCFEKYSQQDKHRPRNLPCGHIMCQECVSSVYIPRDQRLECPFCRQVYRSMKTSVCLPVLHLMEVLGRVAPDYLESDTPDRTSYEKSSLRSTSFNQRWSFGGWGTLINPTGLAMCKKTRCLVVAHDGKKRVSVFTMNGKCIQQMGDKTDMTNGIIYPIDVAVTLDGYIAVTDTGDHSLKVFNQYGKRVVVVQEPFCLPWGIGINPQNEAIVSDTDAGELVLVAADFQCGKIQKTVTIYSNLCNPKEIAVCQKSGTVVIVEHVAKSRQNSTGTCIKILSSKMMLVRQIDSFSLSLVLPLAVHARGVTFDEEGNILVADANNRCVICLDQAGDGNPLKNIVASGLSYPVAVTTLGDGSIAVLDALNHSVLVYTPQ, encoded by the coding sequence ATGCAACAAGCAATGTCATCCCCAGCTACAAAGGAAATCAGGACTATGAAAGATTTTTTGGAAGAAGCAGAGATCAACCTTCTTGAATGCAAAGTCTGCTTTGAAAAGTACAGCCAGCAAGACAAGCATAGGCCCAGAAATCTCCCCTGTGGCCACATAATGTGTCAAGAATGTGTCTCATCTGTTTACATCCCCAGAGATCAGAGGCTTGAGTGTCCTTTCTGCCGCCAGGTCTACAGATCAATGAAGACCAGTGTGTGTCTACCTGTGCTTCATTTAATGGAGGTATTAGGGCGTGTGGCACCTGATTATTTGGAATCTGATACACCAGACAGAACAAGTTATGAAAAATCCAGCCTCAGATCAACGAGTTTTAACCAGAGATGGTCATTTGGGGGTTGGGGCACCCTTATCAACCCAACTGGTTTAGCAATGTGTAAGAAAACCAGATGCCTGGTAGTGGCTCATGATGGTAAGAAGAGAGTCAGTGTTTTTACGATGAATGGGAAATGTATTCAGCAAATGGGAGATAAAACTGATATGACAAATGGCATAATTTACCCAATTGATGTTGCTGTCACATTAGATGGATACATTGCTGTGACAGATACTGGTGATCATTCCCTTAAAGTGTTTAATCAATATGGAAAGAGAGTTGTGGTTGTTCAAGAACCCTTCTGTTTGCCTTGGGGTATAGGTATCAACCCTCAAAATGAGGCCATAGTTTCTGATACAGATGCAGGAGAACTTGTTCTTGTAGCTGCTGACTTTCAATGTGGGAAAATCCAGAAGACTGTAACAATATACTCAAATTTATGTAATCCAAAAGAAATAGCAGTGTGTCAGAAATCGGGAACTGTTGTCATTGTTGAACATGTTGCAAAAAGCAGACAGAATTCTACTGGAACTTGCATCAAGATATTAAGCAGCAAGATGATGCTTGTAAGACAAATTGATAGTTTTAGTTTAAGTTTAGTTCTTCCTTTAGCAGTACATGCACGTGGAGTAACATTTGATGAAGAGGGGAACATTTTGGTAGCAGATGCAAATAACAGGTGCGTTATTTGTTTAGATCAAGCAGGAGATGGTAATCCCTTAAAAAATATTGTTGCTAGTGGCCTTTCATATCCAGTGGCAGTAACAACTCTAGGGGATGGTTCCATTGCTGTATTAGATGCACTGAACCATTCTGTGCTGGTTTATACTCCTCAATAA